Proteins encoded in a region of the Rutidosis leptorrhynchoides isolate AG116_Rl617_1_P2 chromosome 9, CSIRO_AGI_Rlap_v1, whole genome shotgun sequence genome:
- the LOC139868311 gene encoding uncharacterized protein, whose protein sequence is MKRNLKDLNWQNGNIFEKAVMLKAKLETAQQLIDKNHHDTKLRVDAADEEVNNMISEVSEEEFKSTMFDIGSDKASCRDGYTSCFFKNSWNIMGKDICAAVKEFFDSGKLLKEKAYDTISWEFLENVLKKFGFHQKMVNWIVTCITTSHFSICVNGEIHGYFKGGRGLRQGDPIFPYLFSLVIEVLSLIMTKHIENSKGFKYHFGCKKLKLYHVCFAVDLLVLCHGDTFFVAVIKKALDEFSQVSVGKLPMRYLGAPLLAKRLSVADCKSLIDKLLKDFLWNQGEIVRGKSKVAWKNVCKLKKCGGLGIKSLKLWNELILKQLWKIIDKKKSLWVNWVNVVKLKGRSICDIKTKVADSWGWK, encoded by the exons ATGAAAAGAAATCTGAAAGATCTTAACTGGCAGAATGGCAACATATTTGAAAAGGCTGTGATGCTCAAAGCTAAACTTGAAACTGCTCAGCAACTTATTGATAAGAATCATCACGATACTAAGTTAAGAGTTGATGCTGCTG ATGAAGAAGTTAATAATATGATTTCTGAAGTGTCAGAAGAGGAGTTCAAATCTACTATGTTTGATATTGGCAGTGATAAAGCCTCTTGCCGTGATGGGTATACATCATGTTTCTTTAAAAATTCTTGGAATATTATGGGTAAGGACATATGTGCTGCTGTTAAGGAATTTTTTGATTCTGGGAAGTTGTTAAAAGAG AAAGCATATGATACTATCAGCTGGGAATTCTTAGAGAATGTTTTAAAGAAATTTGGTTTTCATCAGAAAATGGTCAACTGGATTGTTACTTGCATAACTACTTCCCACTTCTCTATTTGTGTTAATGGAGAGATTCATGGATACTTCAAAGGAGGGAGAGGATTGAGACAAGGTGACCCCATCTTTCCTTATCTTTTTAGCTTAGTGATAGAGGTACTTTCTCTTATCATGACCAAACACATTGAGAACAGTAAAGGGTTTAAGTACCACTTTGGGTGTAAAAAGTTAAAGCTTTACCATGTGTGTTTTGCTGTTGATTTGTTAGTGCTTTGTCATGGTGATACTTTTTTTGTAGCAGTGATTAAGAAAGCTCTTGATGAATTCAGTCAAGTATCAG TTGGGAAGTTGCCAATGAGGTACCTCGGTGCGCCCTTGTTAGCAAAAAGACTCAGTGTTGCTGATTGTAAGAGTTTGATTGATAAG TTATTGAAGGACTTTTTATGGAATCAAGGTGAAATTGTTAGAGGTAAGTCTAAAGTTGCTTGGAaaaatgtttgtaaacttaaaaagtGTGGTGGGCTGGGTATTAAGTCTCTCAAGCTGTGGAATGAATTAATCTTAAAGCAGCTTTGGAAGATTATTGATAAAAAGAAGTCCTTATGGGTTAACTGGGTTAATGTTGTAAAGTTAAAAGGAAGAAGTATATGCGATATAAAAACTAAAGTGGCTGATAGCTGGGGCTGGAAATAG